A section of the Budorcas taxicolor isolate Tak-1 chromosome 17, Takin1.1, whole genome shotgun sequence genome encodes:
- the GSC2 gene encoding homeobox protein goosecoid-2, with amino-acid sequence MAAARGAVGREAPGRPCPFSIEHILSGLPERSPPARAARPPPAPDRQSPSEPGEPGAPGAARCACCCCCGPRGPPETDARLGARLAWPLRLAPAAPLPWAAPPGGPGAQPGAGVPGPPRRTRRHRTIFSEEQLRALEALFTQNQYPDVGTRERLAGRIRLREERVEVWFKNRRAKWRHQKRAAASARLLSAPKKPPRESC; translated from the exons ATGGCGGCGGCGAGGGGCGCGGTGGGCCGCGAGGCACCCGGGCGGCCCTGCCCCTTCTCCATCGAGCACATCCTCTCCGGCCTGCCCGAGCGCAGCCCCCCAGCCCgggccgcccgcccgccgccggCCCCTGACCGCCAGAGCCCCTCGGAGCCGGGGGAGCCCGGGGCGCCGGGGGCCGCGCGCTGCGCCTGCTGCTGTTGTTGCGGCCCCCGCGGGCCCCCGGAGACGGACGCGCGGCTGG GCGCGCGGCTGGCGTGGCCGCTGAGGCTGGCACCCGCGGCGCCCTTGCCCTGGGCCGCGCCCCCCGGGGGCCCCGGGGCGCAGCCAGGCGCGGGGGTTCCGGGCCCGCCGCGGCGCACGCGGCGTCACCGCACCATCTTTAGCGAGGAGCAGCTGCGGGCGCTGGAGGCCCTCTTCACGCAAAACCAGTACCCCGACGTGGGCACGCGCGAGCGCCTGGCCGGCCGCATCCGCCTGCGCGAGGAGCGCGTGGAG GTCTGGTTCAAGAACCGCCGGGCCAAGTGGCGACACCAGAAGCGCGCGGCGGCTTCCGCGCGGCTCCTATCCGCACCCAAGAAACCCCCGAGGGAGAGCTGCTGA
- the SLC25A1 gene encoding tricarboxylate transport protein, mitochondrial, which produces MAAPRALAAAAPAPGKAALTHPGKAILAGGLAGGIEICITFPTEYVKTQLQLDERSHPPRYRGIGDCVRQTVRSHGVLGLYRGLSSLLYGSIPKAAVRFGTFEFLSNHMRDAQGRLDSTRGLLCGLGAGVAEAVVVVCPMETIKVKFIHDQTSASPKYRGFFHGVMEIVREQGLKGTYQGLTATVLKQGSNQAIRFFVMTSLRNWYRGDNPSKPMNPLITGVFGAIAGAASVFGNTPLDVIKTRMQGLEAHKYRNTWDCGLQILRNEGLKAFYKGTVPRLGRVCLDVAIVFIIYDEVVKLLNKVWKTD; this is translated from the exons aTGGCCGCACCCCGCGCTCTGGCGGCCGCCGCGCCCGCGCCCGGGAAGGCCGCCCTCACTCACCCGGGGAAGGCGATCCTGGCAG GCGGCCTGGCGGGCGGCATCGAAATCTGCATCACCTTCCCCACTGAGTACGTGAAGACGCAGCTGCAGCTGGACGAGCGCTCGCACCCGCCGCGCTACCGGGGCATCG gggactGCGTCCGGCAGACAGTCCGCAGCCATGGCGTCCTGGGCCTGTACCGCGGCCTCAGCTCCCTGCTCTACGGCTCCATCCCCAAGGCGGCCGTCAG GTTCGGGACGTTCGAGTTTCTCAGCAACCACATGCGGGACGCCCAGGGACGGCTGGACAGCACGCGCGGGCTGCTGTGCGGCCTGGGCGCCGGAGTGGCCGAGGCCGTGGTGGTCGTGTGCCCCATGGAGACCATCAAG GTGAAATTCATCCATGACCAGACGTCTGCCAGCCCTAAATACCGAGGATTCTTCCACGGGGTCATGGAGATCGTGCGGGAACAAG GGCTGAAGGGGACGTACCAAGGCCTCACGGCCACCGTGCTGAAGcagggatccaaccaggccatccgcTTCTTCGTCATGACGTCCCTGCGCAACTGGTACCGAG GGGACAACCCCAGCAAACCCATGAACCCGCTGATCACTGGTGTGTTCGGAGCCATCGCGGGCGCAGCCAGTGTCTTCGGGAACACTCCGCTGGACGTGATCAAGACCCGGATGCAG GGACTGGAAGCACACAAGTACCGGAACACGTGGGACTGCGGCCTGCAGATCCTGAGGAACGAGGGGCTCAAAGC gttCTACAAGGGGACTGTCCCGCGCCTCGGCCGGGTCTGCCTGGACGTGGCCATCGTGTTCATCATCTACGACGAGGTGGTGAAGCTTCTCAACAAAGTGTGGAAGACGGACTGA